Proteins encoded together in one Micromonospora kangleipakensis window:
- a CDS encoding sugar transferase, with amino-acid sequence MRHVDSFEIQPPTPPSHNGVPRSAWARARRRVSRWHRPYIAVLLLLDYGSAALASWIAIQTFDQAASGFQDAKESWFHTVAFLLLPLGWLIILWGNRAYDRRYLGLGPDEFKRVIRAGVAVAATVSFIAFATRTLLSRWTVGFALLGALLLILLGRFLARFVLHAVRRRAGHAGHRMVLVGTLPEALEVYTAVTRNPGAGLVPVAIHITDGYAAARGMETPVPVYAGRDVLALVREVGGDTIAVCGSASAEPGELRRLAWQLEGSGVDLVVAPQLTDIAGPRVHIRPIEGLPLLHVEEPTLSGPALLVKNLLDRVAAGLGLLLLAPLFIAVAVAIRVSDRGPVFFRQPRVGHEGRTFRVWKFRTMYVDAEDRLAGLVDQNETDGMLFKMKQDPRVFPVGRFLRASSLDELPQLINVLRGEMSLVGPRPLPADDGDFLGDVRRRLLVRPGMTGLWQVSGRSDLSWDEAVRLDLYYVDNWSLAYDLSILWRTVGVVLARKGAY; translated from the coding sequence GTGCGGCACGTCGACAGCTTCGAGATCCAGCCGCCGACTCCGCCGTCGCACAACGGCGTACCCCGGTCGGCGTGGGCCCGTGCCCGCCGCCGCGTCTCCCGCTGGCACCGCCCCTACATCGCGGTGCTGCTGCTGCTCGACTACGGTTCGGCGGCGCTGGCCAGTTGGATCGCCATCCAGACCTTCGACCAGGCCGCCTCGGGCTTCCAGGACGCCAAGGAATCCTGGTTCCACACGGTGGCGTTCCTGCTGCTCCCGCTCGGTTGGTTGATCATCCTGTGGGGCAACCGGGCCTACGACCGGCGGTACCTCGGCCTCGGGCCGGACGAGTTCAAGCGGGTGATCCGGGCCGGGGTGGCGGTGGCCGCAACGGTCTCGTTCATCGCCTTCGCCACGAGGACCCTGCTGTCCCGGTGGACGGTCGGTTTCGCCCTGCTCGGGGCCCTGCTGCTGATCCTGCTGGGCCGGTTCCTGGCCCGGTTCGTGCTGCACGCGGTGCGCCGCCGGGCCGGCCACGCCGGGCACCGGATGGTGCTGGTCGGCACCCTGCCGGAGGCGCTGGAGGTCTACACCGCGGTCACCCGCAACCCGGGCGCCGGCCTGGTGCCGGTGGCCATCCACATCACCGACGGGTACGCCGCCGCCCGCGGCATGGAGACCCCGGTGCCGGTCTACGCCGGCCGGGACGTGCTCGCCCTGGTCCGCGAGGTCGGCGGGGACACGATCGCGGTCTGCGGCTCGGCGAGCGCGGAGCCGGGCGAGCTGCGCCGGCTCGCCTGGCAGCTGGAGGGCTCCGGCGTCGACCTGGTGGTCGCCCCCCAGCTCACCGACATCGCCGGTCCCCGGGTGCATATCCGGCCGATCGAGGGCCTGCCGCTGCTGCACGTCGAGGAGCCGACCCTGTCGGGCCCGGCGCTGCTGGTCAAGAACCTGCTGGACCGGGTCGCCGCCGGGCTGGGCCTGCTGCTGCTGGCCCCGCTCTTCATCGCCGTCGCCGTCGCGATCCGGGTCTCCGACCGCGGGCCGGTCTTCTTCCGCCAGCCCCGGGTCGGCCACGAGGGGCGGACCTTCCGGGTCTGGAAGTTCCGCACCATGTACGTCGACGCCGAGGATCGGCTGGCCGGCCTGGTCGACCAGAACGAGACCGACGGCATGCTGTTCAAGATGAAGCAGGACCCCCGGGTCTTCCCGGTGGGCCGCTTCCTGCGCGCCTCCTCGCTGGACGAGCTGCCGCAGCTGATCAACGTGCTCCGGGGCGAGATGTCCCTGGTCGGGCCGCGCCCGCTCCCCGCCGACGACGGCGACTTCCTCGGTGACGTGCGCCGCCGGCTGCTGGTCCGGCCGGGCATGACCGGGCTGTGGCAGGTCTCCGGCCGCTCCGACCTGTCCTGGGACGAGGCGGTCCGGCTGGACCTCTACTACGTCGACAACTGGTCGCTGGCGTACGACCTGAGCATCCTGTGGCGCACGGTGGGCGTGGTGCTGGCCCGCAAGGGCGCGTACTGA
- a CDS encoding sensor histidine kinase, producing the protein MGGNLSAGFGVVSLITALAAALWAVLRLRARRGIATATQRATYEVLHTAGLAAEPLRAGLSAAGAAKAVRHLRALVGAAGLALTDREVLLALDGRGAHHGEQLLAAARRAAAAGRSTVLRESELQCDLVDCPVRGAVVAPLSADGRVVGALVAIADGQPAPGLVQATLETAHWAGDQLALAELDSSRERLARAEVRALRAQISPHFIYNALTAIGSFVRTDPERARELILEFAEFTRYSFRAHGEFTTLAEELRSIDRYLTIERARFGDRLQVRLQIAPEVLPVTLPFLCLQPLVENAVRHGLSRKPGTGMVSIEARDAGAECHITVEDDGVGMDPTTLTAGIAELAGAGSDPTDDPGQHVGLSNVDERLRSAFGDRFGLVVETGLGSGTKVSMRVPKFHPGVRAGS; encoded by the coding sequence GTGGGTGGCAACCTCTCCGCCGGGTTCGGCGTCGTCTCGCTGATCACCGCGCTGGCCGCGGCGCTCTGGGCGGTGCTGCGGCTGCGCGCCCGGCGGGGCATCGCCACGGCGACCCAGCGGGCCACCTACGAGGTGCTGCACACCGCCGGGCTGGCCGCCGAGCCGTTGCGGGCGGGGCTGAGCGCGGCGGGCGCGGCGAAGGCCGTACGGCATCTGCGGGCCCTGGTGGGCGCGGCCGGGCTGGCCCTGACCGACCGGGAGGTGCTGCTCGCCCTCGACGGGCGCGGCGCGCACCACGGCGAGCAGCTGCTCGCGGCGGCCCGGCGGGCGGCGGCGGCCGGGCGCTCGACGGTGCTGCGCGAGTCGGAGCTGCAGTGCGACCTGGTGGACTGCCCGGTACGCGGCGCGGTGGTGGCCCCGCTGAGCGCGGACGGCCGGGTGGTCGGGGCGCTGGTCGCGATCGCGGACGGCCAGCCGGCGCCGGGCCTCGTGCAGGCCACCCTGGAGACCGCGCACTGGGCCGGCGACCAGCTCGCCCTGGCCGAGCTGGACTCGTCCCGGGAGCGGCTGGCCCGGGCCGAGGTGCGGGCGCTGCGCGCCCAGATCAGCCCGCACTTCATCTACAACGCGCTGACCGCGATCGGCTCGTTCGTCCGGACCGACCCGGAGCGGGCCCGGGAGCTGATCCTGGAGTTCGCCGAGTTCACCCGCTACTCGTTCCGGGCGCACGGCGAGTTCACCACCCTCGCCGAGGAGCTGCGCTCGATCGACCGCTACCTGACCATCGAGCGGGCCCGGTTCGGTGACCGGCTCCAGGTGCGGTTGCAGATCGCCCCGGAGGTGCTGCCGGTGACCCTGCCGTTCCTCTGCCTCCAGCCGCTGGTGGAGAACGCGGTCCGGCACGGGTTGTCCCGCAAGCCGGGCACCGGCATGGTGAGCATCGAGGCCCGGGACGCGGGCGCGGAATGCCACATCACGGTGGAGGACGACGGAGTGGGGATGGATCCGACGACGCTGACCGCCGGCATCGCCGAGCTGGCCGGCGCCGGCAGCGACCCGACCGACGACCCGGGCCAGCACGTCGGCCTCTCCAACGTCGACGAGCGGCTCCGGTCGGCCTTCGGGGACCGGTTCGGCCTGGTGGTGGAGACGGGCCTCGGTTCGGGTACGAAGGTGAGCATGCGGGTGCCGAAGTTCCACCCCGGCGTACGGGCGGGATCGTGA
- a CDS encoding LytR/AlgR family response regulator transcription factor, translated as MNATGFLRVLAVDDEPPALDELAYHLRADPRVARLHTAGDATEALRVLRDGDVDVVFLDIRMPGLDGMELARVLRRFARPPAIVFVTAYDDGAVDAFDLGATDYVRKPVRAERLAESLRRVIGSRVVPSHPAAMARAEEDPTIPIELAGTTRMLPRSAVRWVEAQGDYARLHTADGSHLVRVSLATLAERWADAGFVRIHRSYLVQLKLIAELRLVNSGYVVVIDGAELPVSRRHTRELKDKLVRAAKQDWNR; from the coding sequence CTGAACGCGACCGGGTTCCTCCGGGTGCTGGCGGTGGACGACGAGCCGCCGGCGCTGGACGAGCTGGCGTACCACCTGCGGGCCGACCCGCGGGTGGCCCGGCTGCACACGGCCGGGGACGCCACCGAGGCGCTGCGGGTGCTCCGGGACGGCGACGTGGACGTGGTCTTCCTGGACATCCGGATGCCCGGGCTGGACGGGATGGAGCTGGCCCGGGTGCTGCGCCGGTTCGCCCGGCCGCCAGCGATCGTCTTCGTCACCGCGTACGACGACGGCGCGGTGGACGCCTTCGACCTGGGCGCCACCGACTACGTGCGCAAGCCGGTCCGCGCCGAGCGGCTGGCCGAGTCGCTGCGCCGGGTGATCGGCTCCCGGGTGGTGCCGTCGCACCCGGCGGCCATGGCCCGGGCGGAGGAGGACCCGACCATCCCGATCGAGCTGGCCGGGACGACCCGGATGCTGCCCCGCTCGGCGGTGCGCTGGGTGGAGGCGCAGGGCGACTATGCCCGGCTGCACACCGCGGACGGCTCGCACCTGGTCCGGGTGTCGCTGGCGACCCTCGCCGAGCGCTGGGCCGACGCCGGGTTCGTCCGGATCCACCGGTCGTACCTGGTGCAGTTGAAGCTGATCGCCGAGCTGCGGCTGGTCAACTCCGGCTACGTGGTGGTGATCGACGGGGCCGAGCTGCCGGTGAGCCGCCGGCACACCCGGGAGCTGAAGGACAAGCTGGTCCGGGCGGCCAAGCAGGACTGGAACCGCTGA
- a CDS encoding protein kinase domain-containing protein, whose product MGGEAILGYRYRLVDQIGKGGMGVVWRAFDEVLDRQVAVKVLGPRFAEDADSRQRVLAEARAAARLTHPHIAAVYDYGESMTDDGRQVPFVVMELLQGRSLHQRLKRGPLSVESALRNCAEVASALAAAHAQGVVHRDVKPGNVMLTPAGAKVVDFGLAAVAGQRDPDGEGEELVGTPEYVAPERLFGNTVVPATDVYALGMILYRLLAGRPPWTVQSNAEMLEAHAFLEPAPLPRLPGLPPIVRDLVHRCLAKEPAQRPDSHELAVTLAYAAGVQVPLDRPVEDDLDDPDGPESSAGETGSGSPAGSDRGRIVVRPDPLAVLPTTGSAREPYVARLARHLDGSLDHVGLRQQASVLLRDAVGFDLAFWTVLDPTTLMWASCVVDGGPHDEQFERELFANEYGQEDVLRIVDLAEGARVGTLGASTQGDPSASWRFRNVLQPRGFSDELRLACYDDEGTWGTLLLYRAGGRFTDADLAHLAPASRPLGAALHRSLVRGDAPAVTPPPEAAPEPTEEPSASRWLRVPRARRGRGRPPVPPAAVPAQPTRRGSPLAGSLTLSPDGRLFDMTEDARHLLDTAELARMGAAVTRGRASGVLDPSGVHHDGRWLAFHAVPREAAVSVTVQRIRPHQVSEFVIRALGLEPWQGRLLRAVARGRNTRQIAQDLGISAYAVQDGMMSLFAAFGVSGRVELVKALFFDHYVPLHAADTRVPPV is encoded by the coding sequence GTGGGGGGCGAGGCGATCCTGGGTTACCGCTACCGGCTGGTCGACCAGATCGGCAAGGGCGGCATGGGGGTCGTCTGGCGTGCCTTCGACGAGGTCCTGGACCGGCAGGTGGCGGTGAAGGTGCTCGGCCCCCGGTTCGCCGAGGACGCGGACTCCCGGCAGCGCGTGCTGGCCGAGGCCCGGGCCGCCGCCCGATTGACCCACCCGCACATCGCCGCCGTGTACGACTACGGCGAGTCGATGACCGACGACGGTCGTCAGGTGCCGTTCGTGGTGATGGAACTCCTCCAGGGTCGCTCGCTGCACCAGCGGCTCAAGCGGGGGCCGCTCTCCGTCGAGTCCGCGCTGCGCAACTGCGCCGAGGTCGCCTCGGCGCTCGCCGCCGCGCACGCGCAGGGAGTGGTGCACCGCGACGTCAAACCGGGCAACGTGATGCTCACCCCGGCCGGCGCCAAGGTGGTCGACTTCGGGCTGGCGGCGGTGGCCGGCCAGCGCGACCCGGACGGGGAGGGGGAAGAACTGGTCGGCACCCCGGAGTACGTGGCGCCGGAGCGGCTCTTCGGCAACACGGTCGTCCCGGCCACCGACGTCTACGCGCTCGGGATGATCCTCTACCGGCTGCTCGCCGGCCGGCCGCCGTGGACCGTGCAGTCGAACGCGGAGATGCTGGAGGCGCACGCGTTCCTCGAACCCGCCCCGCTGCCCCGGCTGCCCGGCCTGCCCCCGATCGTCCGCGACCTCGTGCACCGCTGCCTGGCGAAGGAGCCGGCACAGCGGCCGGACAGCCACGAGCTCGCGGTCACCCTGGCGTACGCGGCCGGTGTCCAGGTACCGCTGGACCGCCCCGTGGAGGACGATCTCGACGATCCGGACGGGCCGGAGAGCTCTGCGGGGGAGACGGGCAGCGGCAGCCCGGCCGGCTCCGACCGGGGCAGGATCGTCGTCCGGCCCGATCCGCTCGCCGTGCTGCCCACCACCGGCTCCGCCCGTGAACCGTACGTGGCGCGGCTCGCCCGGCACCTCGACGGCTCGCTCGACCACGTCGGGCTCCGCCAGCAGGCGAGCGTGCTGCTGCGCGACGCGGTCGGGTTCGACCTGGCGTTCTGGACCGTGCTGGACCCGACCACGCTGATGTGGGCGTCCTGCGTGGTCGACGGCGGCCCGCACGACGAGCAGTTCGAACGTGAGCTGTTCGCCAACGAGTACGGGCAGGAGGACGTCCTGCGGATCGTCGACCTCGCGGAGGGCGCCCGGGTCGGCACCCTCGGCGCCAGCACCCAGGGGGACCCGTCCGCCAGTTGGCGGTTCCGCAACGTCCTGCAGCCGCGCGGCTTCTCCGACGAACTGCGTCTGGCCTGCTACGACGACGAGGGGACCTGGGGGACGCTGCTGCTGTACCGGGCCGGGGGCCGGTTCACGGACGCCGACCTCGCCCACCTCGCGCCCGCGAGCCGGCCGCTCGGCGCGGCGCTGCACCGCAGCCTCGTCCGCGGGGACGCGCCAGCGGTGACCCCGCCGCCGGAGGCCGCTCCCGAGCCGACCGAGGAGCCGTCCGCGTCCCGGTGGCTCCGGGTGCCCAGGGCCCGCCGGGGACGCGGCAGGCCGCCCGTACCCCCGGCGGCTGTGCCGGCGCAGCCGACCCGGCGCGGGTCGCCGCTGGCGGGCTCGCTGACCCTCTCGCCCGACGGTCGGCTCTTCGACATGACCGAGGACGCCCGGCACCTGCTGGACACCGCGGAGCTGGCCCGGATGGGCGCGGCCGTCACCCGGGGACGGGCTTCGGGGGTGCTCGATCCGTCGGGCGTCCACCACGACGGCCGCTGGCTGGCCTTCCACGCGGTGCCGCGGGAGGCGGCGGTGTCGGTGACCGTGCAGCGCATCCGGCCACACCAGGTGAGCGAGTTCGTCATCCGGGCCCTCGGGCTGGAGCCCTGGCAGGGGCGGTTGCTGAGGGCCGTCGCCCGGGGGCGCAACACCCGCCAGATCGCCCAGGATCTGGGCATCTCCGCGTACGCGGTGCAGGACGGCATGATGTCGCTGTTCGCGGCGTTCGGGGTGTCCGGCCGGGTCGAGCTGGTCAAGGCGCTCTTCTTCGACCACTACGTGCCCCTGCATGCGGCCGACACCCGGGTGCCGCCGGTCTGA
- a CDS encoding type II secretion system F family protein produces MDSLLLLAGLGALFLALVVALVGATGGADRRAVARTLRVADQGYRLLPSTPRPTGQPHGALADRARTLGRRLTPADAFEGLGRRLDQAGNPSWLSMDAVLAYKGVLLFAGGAVGLVLAALVAGPVASVFWVLAGAAAGFLAPDLLVLHLAQERQQEIRRTLPDIMDTLVVTVEAGLGFEAALAQVVRNGRGPMVGEFARVLHEMQIGRPRVDALREMAVRTSVNELKAFSSAAVQATTLGVPMARVLRQQAAEMRLRRRQRAEELAQKVPVKILFPMIFCLFPALFVVVIGPGVLRLLDAFGN; encoded by the coding sequence ATGGATTCGCTGCTGTTGCTGGCCGGCCTGGGCGCGCTGTTCCTGGCCCTGGTGGTGGCCCTGGTCGGCGCCACCGGGGGCGCTGACCGCCGTGCGGTCGCCCGTACCCTGCGGGTGGCCGACCAGGGCTACCGCCTGCTCCCGTCGACTCCGCGGCCCACCGGCCAGCCGCACGGGGCACTGGCCGACCGGGCGCGGACGCTCGGCCGGCGGCTGACCCCCGCGGATGCCTTCGAGGGCCTCGGTCGCCGGCTGGACCAGGCGGGTAATCCCTCCTGGCTGAGCATGGACGCGGTGCTGGCGTACAAGGGGGTGCTGCTCTTCGCCGGCGGCGCCGTGGGCCTGGTGCTGGCCGCTCTCGTCGCCGGTCCGGTCGCCTCGGTGTTCTGGGTGCTGGCCGGCGCCGCCGCCGGCTTCCTCGCCCCGGACCTGCTCGTGCTGCACCTGGCCCAGGAGCGGCAGCAGGAGATCCGCCGGACCCTGCCCGACATCATGGACACCCTCGTGGTGACCGTCGAGGCGGGTCTCGGGTTCGAGGCGGCCCTGGCGCAGGTGGTCCGCAACGGCCGGGGGCCGATGGTCGGCGAGTTCGCCCGGGTGCTGCACGAGATGCAGATCGGCCGGCCGCGGGTGGACGCCCTGCGCGAGATGGCCGTCCGGACCAGCGTCAACGAGCTGAAGGCGTTCTCCTCGGCGGCCGTGCAGGCGACCACCCTGGGCGTCCCGATGGCCCGCGTGCTGCGGCAGCAGGCCGCCGAGATGCGGCTGCGGCGCCGCCAGCGGGCGGAGGAGCTCGCGCAGAAGGTGCCGGTGAAGATCCTCTTTCCGATGATCTTCTGTCTCTTTCCCGCGCTCTTCGTCGTCGTGATCGGGCCGGGTGTGCTCCGGCTGCTGGACGCCTTCGGCAACTGA
- a CDS encoding type II secretion system F family protein codes for MTRRLGLALLAALAVLLASAAPAAAARDLPVTVDEVKPDQVRLVADLPGVSAAGIPPVTVARDGWLLSSSVAVEEAGAARTVLVVLDNGAAMAGAPLRAAQAGVLAYAERVPADVAIGLVAAAGEPTVLVRPTRDRGELRAALADLRATGDTALYAGLRAAAGLVTDEAEARLLVLAGGLDSKDPAPALRELLAAGVRVDLVGIPGGRAVPAELRQLVTATGGTVRSAGPDGVSAVLRAAADTVPLRVAITVSVPPELAGTTSTLTVTAGTGAAAARGTAPVRFAASASANSSGSSAAADDRALPSLPALRVDLVAVLVFGVLLVSTLLVAFSLNGSVRQRRLRQVEQFRPATAGARAAQSGQPPGPTGGFVRTTLGVSGRLRGARSGADTAHGGPGSEPRARSSDPAVRVGAPLAGAVLLGLLGGVLGVLLGAALGWLGPRLHRRLRESRRRRAFADQLPDALQLIVGSLRSGFSLAQAIDAVVQDSPPGPLTAELGRAMAEIRLGSDLDEALERVAQRVENDDLAWAVMAIRIQRDTGGNLAEVLETTVETLRERDRLRRHVRALSAEGRLSAYVLIALPVVMAIWMLLTRREYLSPLWTTPVGLLMLVGAVVLMVVGIFWMARWIKVEV; via the coding sequence GTGACCCGCCGCCTCGGGCTCGCCCTGCTGGCCGCCCTGGCCGTGCTGCTGGCGTCGGCCGCCCCGGCGGCAGCCGCCCGGGACCTGCCCGTCACGGTGGACGAGGTGAAGCCGGACCAGGTGCGGCTCGTCGCGGACCTCCCGGGCGTTTCGGCCGCCGGGATTCCGCCGGTCACCGTCGCCCGGGACGGCTGGCTGCTCTCGTCCAGCGTGGCGGTCGAGGAGGCCGGCGCGGCGCGTACGGTCCTGGTGGTACTCGACAATGGCGCTGCGATGGCCGGCGCTCCGCTGCGGGCGGCGCAGGCCGGGGTGCTCGCCTACGCCGAGCGGGTGCCGGCGGATGTCGCCATCGGCCTCGTGGCCGCCGCCGGCGAGCCGACCGTGCTGGTTCGGCCGACCCGGGACCGGGGTGAGCTGCGGGCGGCCCTCGCCGACCTGCGGGCTACCGGTGACACCGCCCTGTACGCCGGGTTGCGCGCGGCGGCGGGACTGGTGACGGACGAAGCGGAGGCGCGGCTGCTGGTGCTGGCCGGTGGGTTGGACAGCAAGGATCCGGCCCCGGCGCTGCGGGAGCTTCTCGCCGCCGGCGTCCGGGTGGACCTGGTCGGCATCCCCGGCGGGCGGGCGGTGCCGGCCGAGCTGCGGCAGCTGGTCACCGCCACCGGCGGCACCGTCCGATCGGCCGGCCCGGACGGCGTGAGCGCGGTGTTGCGGGCCGCCGCCGACACCGTCCCGCTGCGGGTCGCCATCACCGTGTCCGTCCCGCCGGAGCTCGCCGGCACCACGAGCACCCTCACCGTCACCGCCGGCACCGGTGCCGCTGCGGCCAGGGGCACCGCCCCGGTCCGGTTCGCCGCGTCGGCTTCCGCCAACTCGTCCGGATCGTCGGCGGCCGCCGACGACCGGGCCCTCCCGAGCCTGCCGGCGCTGCGGGTGGACCTGGTCGCCGTGCTCGTCTTCGGCGTCCTGCTGGTCTCGACCCTGCTCGTCGCCTTCAGCCTGAACGGGTCGGTCCGGCAGCGCCGGCTGCGGCAGGTCGAGCAGTTCCGCCCGGCCACCGCCGGCGCGCGTGCCGCTCAGTCGGGCCAACCGCCTGGGCCGACGGGCGGCTTCGTAAGGACCACGCTCGGCGTCTCCGGCCGGCTGAGGGGAGCGCGGAGCGGTGCGGACACCGCGCACGGTGGGCCGGGGAGCGAACCGAGGGCACGGTCGTCGGATCCGGCGGTGCGGGTGGGCGCGCCCCTGGCCGGCGCCGTCCTGCTCGGACTGCTCGGTGGAGTGCTCGGCGTCCTGCTCGGCGCGGCGCTGGGCTGGTTGGGCCCCAGGCTGCACCGCCGGCTGCGGGAGAGCCGGCGCCGCCGGGCCTTCGCCGATCAGCTCCCGGACGCCCTGCAGCTGATCGTCGGGTCGTTGCGGTCCGGATTCTCCCTCGCCCAGGCGATCGACGCGGTGGTCCAGGACTCCCCGCCGGGTCCGCTGACCGCCGAACTGGGTCGGGCCATGGCCGAGATCCGGCTCGGCTCCGACCTGGACGAGGCGTTGGAGCGGGTGGCGCAGCGGGTGGAGAACGACGACCTGGCGTGGGCGGTGATGGCGATCCGGATCCAGCGCGACACCGGCGGCAACCTCGCCGAGGTCCTCGAGACCACGGTGGAGACGCTGCGCGAGCGCGACCGGTTGCGCCGGCACGTCCGGGCGCTCTCCGCGGAGGGGCGGCTCTCCGCGTACGTGCTCATCGCCCTGCCGGTCGTGATGGCGATCTGGATGCTGCTGACCCGGCGCGAGTACCTCAGCCCGCTCTGGACCACACCGGTCGGGCTGCTGATGCTGGTCGGCGCGGTGGTGCTGATGGTGGTCGGCATCTTCTGGATGGCGCGCTGGATCAAGGTCGAGGTGTGA
- a CDS encoding CpaF family protein — protein sequence MSLSDRLAQRYPPGSDSGRTTRTSGPITGPTGGTSTSALRLRIHRELLDILGPQLYDNRTPDTVLEKKVRDTINEVLARSDSPLAVTDSARISAELLDEILGHGPVEPLLRDPDVTEIMVNGPDQIFVERFGRIHQVDASFVDEQHLRRVIDRIVSRVGRRVDESSPMVDARLPDGSRVNVVLPPVALDGSMLTIRKFARDAFTTDDLIGFGTFTPEVAQFLYACVRGRLDIVISGGTGSGKTTTLNVLSSFLPPDERIVTIEDAAELQLRQNHVLRLESRPPNIEGRGEITVRDLVRNALRMRPDRIVIGEVRDGAALDLLQAMNTGHNGSLTTVHANSPRDSVARLETMSLMAGLDLPVRAIREQIASAVDLVVHQSRLRDGSRRVTHVTEVLGMEGEVVTMQDLFVFDHRAGHDENGRHLGALRWTGLRPRLLDTLADAGVPVPVGLFEGRQW from the coding sequence ATGAGCCTCTCCGACCGGCTCGCGCAGCGCTACCCGCCCGGCAGCGACAGCGGCCGGACCACCCGTACCTCCGGCCCGATCACCGGGCCCACCGGCGGCACCAGCACCTCCGCTCTCCGCCTGCGCATCCACCGCGAACTGCTCGACATCCTCGGCCCCCAGCTGTACGACAACCGGACCCCGGACACCGTGCTGGAGAAGAAGGTCCGGGACACGATCAACGAGGTGCTGGCCCGCAGCGACTCGCCACTGGCCGTCACGGATTCGGCCCGGATCTCGGCCGAGCTGCTCGACGAGATCCTCGGTCACGGCCCGGTCGAGCCGCTGCTGCGCGACCCGGACGTCACCGAGATCATGGTGAACGGCCCGGACCAGATCTTCGTGGAGCGGTTCGGGCGTATCCACCAGGTCGACGCGTCCTTCGTGGACGAGCAGCATCTTCGGCGGGTCATCGACCGCATCGTCTCCCGAGTGGGCCGCCGGGTCGACGAGTCCAGCCCGATGGTGGACGCCCGCCTCCCCGACGGGAGCCGGGTGAACGTCGTCCTGCCGCCGGTGGCGCTCGACGGTTCGATGCTGACCATCCGCAAGTTCGCCCGGGACGCCTTCACCACCGACGACCTGATCGGCTTCGGCACCTTCACGCCGGAGGTGGCGCAGTTCCTGTATGCCTGCGTGCGCGGCCGCCTCGACATCGTGATCAGCGGCGGCACCGGCTCCGGCAAGACCACCACGCTCAACGTGCTGTCCAGCTTCCTGCCGCCCGACGAGCGGATCGTCACCATCGAGGACGCGGCGGAACTCCAGCTCCGCCAGAACCACGTGCTGCGGCTGGAGTCCCGGCCGCCGAACATCGAGGGGCGGGGCGAGATCACCGTCCGGGACCTGGTCCGGAACGCGCTGCGGATGCGCCCGGACCGGATCGTCATCGGCGAGGTCCGCGACGGTGCCGCCCTGGACCTGCTCCAGGCGATGAACACCGGGCACAACGGCTCCCTGACCACGGTGCACGCCAACAGCCCGCGGGACTCGGTCGCGCGGCTGGAGACCATGTCGCTGATGGCCGGCCTGGACCTGCCGGTCCGCGCGATCCGGGAACAGATCGCCTCCGCCGTCGACCTCGTGGTGCACCAGAGCCGGTTGCGGGACGGCAGCCGGCGGGTCACCCACGTGACCGAGGTGCTCGGCATGGAGGGCGAGGTGGTGACCATGCAGGACCTCTTCGTCTTCGACCACCGGGCCGGGCACGACGAGAACGGGCGGCACCTCGGCGCTCTGCGCTGGACCGGCCTTCGCCCCCGGCTGCTCGACACCCTCGCCGACGCCGGTGTCCCGGTGCCCGTCGGCCTGTTCGAGGGCCGGCAGTGGTGA